TAAATCAGGGACCTGTGGCGATAAAAAAGGCGCCCATCGAGGATGGGCGCCAGGTGCTTATTTACCGCTGTAGAGATTCAGGTCGCCAAAGTGCTTTTTCTGGATGGTGGCGTAGGTGCCATCATCGTGTAACGCTTTGATACCTTTATCCAGGAGAGCCTTGAGCTCTTTGTTACCTTTCGAGATACCGACAGCTGTCTTGGCCGGCAGCAGCGGGCTTTCCACTGGCTTGCTCACTTCATAATCGGCGCCTTGCGGCGATTTCAGGAACCCCAGCTCGGCTTGCAGCATGTCCTGGATCGACGCGTCCAGACGTCCGGAAATCAGGTCGGCGTACACCTGGTCCTGGTTCTGGTAGGCCTGGGTCTTTACCCCGGCCTTGTCCAGCACGGCCTTGGCATAGGCTTCCTGGATGGTGCCCTGCTCGTAGCCGACGGCCTTGCCCTTGAGCGAGGCGGTGTCTTCGCTCAGGCCGGAACCTTTCTTGAAGACGAAGGAGGTCGGGCCGGAGAACAGCTCGCTGGAGAAGTCGATGACCTTCTCGCGGGCCGGAGTGACGGTCATGGACGAGATCACACCGTCGAATTTATTGGCCTTGAGGCCCGGGATCATGCCGTCGAAATCGCTTTCGACCCATTTGCACTTGACCTTCAGTTCGGCACAGATGGCATTGCCCAGGTCGATGTCGAAGCCTACCAGGCTGCCATCGGCGGCCTTGGATTCGAAAGGTGCGTAGGACGGGTCGACGCCGAAGCGCAGTTCCTTGTATTCCTTGGCCAGCGCGGAGCCGGCGGCCATGCAGAGAGCCAGTGCAGAAAGGGTCAGCAGTGCTTTTTTCATTATGTAATCCCTGGAAACCAAGATGAGCGCTTGTGGCGCATTAGGACTGTTACTGCAAAGCGTCAGACTTAATGAAAGTAGCAATTTCCGAACCAGAGTCCCGAACAGGTGTTTTAAAAGGTGGTGCAAGGGCGGGGGATGGGCCGGCCATGCACTGAAAAGGCGCGTGCCGCAGCTCATGCATCAATAGCGAGCGGGGGCCGGTTGGCCGGGGCGAATGTGGGGGAGGAAAAGCGGCGCGGGGGCCGGCCCACCCCCTGCTGGGGGCGGGCGGCGCAAGGTCACTTGCCTGGAGTGAGGGTCAGGCGGGTCTTGCCGTAGAGACGGTCGAAGTTCTGCGGTTGCAGCGGGAAGCTCAGGTACTGGCCCTTGAGCCAGCCGTCGATGCCGTTCAGGTAGTTGGGGCTGGCCGGGTTGCCGGACTGGCCGCTGCTGTTCATCACGCTCAGCGGTTCGCTCTGGCCGAAGTCGACGATCAGGCGCAGCGCCGGGGCCTGGGTGACAGCGAAGTCCTGGCCCCAGCGATACGGCGAGCTGTTCAGGGTGC
This portion of the Pseudomonas sp. MRSN 12121 genome encodes:
- a CDS encoding transporter substrate-binding domain-containing protein; the encoded protein is MKKALLTLSALALCMAAGSALAKEYKELRFGVDPSYAPFESKAADGSLVGFDIDLGNAICAELKVKCKWVESDFDGMIPGLKANKFDGVISSMTVTPAREKVIDFSSELFSGPTSFVFKKGSGLSEDTASLKGKAVGYEQGTIQEAYAKAVLDKAGVKTQAYQNQDQVYADLISGRLDASIQDMLQAELGFLKSPQGADYEVSKPVESPLLPAKTAVGISKGNKELKALLDKGIKALHDDGTYATIQKKHFGDLNLYSGK